The following are from one region of the Capsicum annuum cultivar UCD-10X-F1 chromosome 1, UCD10Xv1.1, whole genome shotgun sequence genome:
- the LOC107868661 gene encoding 60S ribosomal protein L37a, which yields MTKRTKKAGIVGKYGTRYGASLRKQIKKMEVSQHSKYFCEFCGKYAVKRKAVGIWGCKDCGKVKAGGAYTLNTASAVTVRSTIRRLREQTES from the exons ATG ACTAAGAGGACCAAGAAGGCTGGAATCGTTGGGAAGTATG GTACCCGTTATGGTGCCAGTCTGCGTAAGCAGATTAAAAAAATGGAGGTCAGCCAGCATAGCAAGTACTTCTGCGAGTTTTGTGGAAAG TATGCAGTAAAGAGGAAAGCTGTAGGAATTTGGGGTTGCAAAGATTGTGGCAAGGTCAAAGCCGGTGGTGCTTACACATTGAA CACTGCAAGTGCTGTTACAGTTAGGAGTACCATCCGAAGACTGAGGGAGCAAACTGAGAGTTAG
- the LOC107868652 gene encoding uncharacterized protein LOC107868652 produces MHLKNLEVEIGHQKHSDQDYQIQNQSTPSDYFSRINNLQIKIPSSSSEDCLTNQIQYIDEPFCQNLSPGKTLLSTPHKRPIMSQNSNLYNQQVQNTQFKASVLKSNELNLKSFLCPCSIGVLLATKRITLRLLHHSCHASWIRVHLKLFILLSLPCLYLLSSTYYLGYFVYFVFIVGVVGFVVFALCAVLPCVPSVRIFLARTLSINLHSSPTASKSRPSVVWSIGSKPKQERKPVSGCWVQVYSNGDVYEGEFHKGKCSGSGVYYYRLNGRYEGDWIDGKYDGYGVETWSKGSRYRGQYRQGLRHGVGMYRSYTGDLYAGEWCNGQCHGCGVHTCEDGSSYTGEFKWGVKHGLGHYHFRNGDTYAGEYFADKMHGFGVYHFGNGHRYEGAWHEGKRQGFGIYTFRNGETQCGHWQNGILNVSSSLGSLPGSPSSAIDHSKVLHAVQEARQAAEKAVNVPKVDERAKRAVAAANKSATAARVAAVKAVQNQMHQNGDGSHSPLSIV; encoded by the exons ATGCATCTTAAGAATCTTGAAGTTGAGATTGGTCATCAAAAACACAGTGACCAAGATTACCAAATCCAAAATCAATCAACCCCATCTgattatttttcaagaattaatAATCTCCAAATCAAGatcccatcatcatcatcagaagATTGTTTAACTAACCAGATTCAGTATATTGATGAACCCTTTTGTCAGAATTTATCACCAGGAAAAACCCTTTTGTCTACACCTCATAAAAGGCCAATAATGTCTCAAAATTCCAATCTTTATAACCAGCAAGTGCAAAATACCCAATTTAAAGCTAGTGTGTTGAAGtcaaatgaattaaatttgaAGTCTTTTTTATGTCCTTGTTCTATTGGTGTTTTGTTAGCTACAAAGAGGATTACTCTTAGGTTGCTTCATCACTCTTGTCATGCTTCTTGGATTAGAGTTCATTTGAAGCTTTTTATATTGCTTTCTTTGCCTTGTTTGTACTTGTTGAGTTCTACTTATTATTTGGGTTATTTTGTTTACTTTGTGTTTATTGTTGGTGTGGTTGGTTTTGTTGTGTTTGCACTTTGTGCTGTTCTTCCTTGTGTTCCTTCTGTTCGTATATTTCTTGCTAGAACTCTGTCTATTAATCTTCATTCATCACCTACTGCATCAAAGTCTAGACCTTCAGTTGTTTGGTCAATTGGTTCAAAGCCTAAACAAGAAAGGAAGCCGGTTTCGGGGTGTTGGGTGCAAGTTTACAGCAATGGTGATGTGTATGAGGGTGAGTTTCATAAAGGGAAATGCTCAGGAAGTGGGGTTTATTACTATCGATTGAACGGGAGGTATGAAGGTGATTGGATTGATGGGAAGTATGATGGATATGGGGTGGAAACGTGGTCGAAAGGGAGTCGGTATAGGGGGCAGTATAGGCAGGGATTGAGACATGGAGTTGGGATGTATAGGTCCTATACTGGGGATCTGTATGCTGGGGAATGGTGTAATGGACAGTGTCATGGATGTGGGGTTCATACTTGTGAAGATGGAAGCAGTTATACTGGGGAGTTTAAGTGGGGTGTCAAACATGGATTGGGTCATTATCATTTCAG AAATGGGGATACATATGCTGGAGAGTATTTTGCGGATAAGATGCATGGTTTTGGAGTGTACCACTTTGGAAATGGACATCGCTACGAAGGAGCCTGGCATGAGGGAAAGAGGCAAGGTTTTGGCATTTACACTTTCAGAAATGGGGAAACTCAGTGTGGTCACTGGCAAAATGGGATTCTTAATGTTTCAAGTAGTCTCGGCAGCCTTCCAGGATCTCCTTCTTCTGCAATTGACCATTCTAAAGTGCTTCATGCAGTCCAG GAAGCAAGACAAGCTGCTGAGAAAGCTGTTAATGTGCCAAAGGTGGATGAAAGAGCAAAACGAGCTGTTGCTGCTGCCAACAAGTCCGCCACTGCAGCTAGAGTAGCAGCTGTGAAAGCTGTCCAAAACCAGATGCATCAGAATGGAGACGGTAGCCATTCACCATTATCAATTGTGTAA